The window ACGGCTCCGTCGATCTAAGCATCGTTCCATCGAAAAACGGGAAGCCTGGATTGGTTCAGCCGTTAACGATTACGGATCTGTCTCCGGCGCCGTCTCACGGATCTACTCTCCGTGTAGCGTATCAAGGAGTTCCCGGCGCGTATTCCGAAGCGGCCGCCGGAAAAGCTTACCCGAACTCGGAAGCTATCCCGTGTGATCAGTTCGACGTTGCGTTTCAGGCGGTGGAGCTTTGGATCGCCGATCGTGCTGTTCTACCAGTTGAGAACTCTCTCGGTGGTTCGATTCATAGAAATTACGATCTCCTCCTCCGTCACCGTCTCCACATCGTCGGAGAAGTTCAGATCCCGGTTCACCACTGTCTCCTCGCACTCCCCGGAGTCCGCACGGATTGCATCACGCGAGTGATNNNNNNNNNNNNNNNNNNNNNNNNNNNNNNNNNNNNNNNNNNNNNNNNNNNNNNNNNNNNNNNNNNNNNNNNNNNNNNNNNNNNNNN is drawn from Camelina sativa cultivar DH55 chromosome 8, Cs, whole genome shotgun sequence and contains these coding sequences:
- the LOC109125899 gene encoding arogenate dehydratase 5, chloroplastic-like; the encoded protein is MQTISPVFSCDLKSVIQPNLTAKIGRFSHVNGKRVSVRCGYRSESFSFPNGVGSSRADWQSSCAILASKVVSAENSSSIADQVAVVNGHSNGSVDLSIVPSKNGKPGLVQPLTITDLSPAPSHGSTLRVAYQGVPGAYSEAAAGKAYPNSEAIPCDQFDVAFQAVELWIADRAVLPVENSLGGSIHRNYDLLLRHRLHIVGEVQIPVHHCLLALPGVRTDCITRVKDLTDLPSNT